The sequence below is a genomic window from Variovorax paradoxus B4.
CCAGGGCGCGGCGCCGCTGTTCGAGGCGCAGCGCAGCGCGGCCGTCGACACGGCGGTGGCCGGCGACCTGCCGGTGCTGGCCGCAGCCGTCGGCAGGACGCCGCTGAAGATCGTCGCCACGCGCGTCGGCAAGGCCGATGCCCTGGGCATCGTGGTGCAGCCCGACTCAAAGCTGCGCCAGGTGGCCGACCTGCGCCGCAAGACGGTGATCGTGTCGTCCGCACGCGGCAGCATCTCCCAATACCAGCTCTATGGCGCGCTCGAGGAAGCCGGCGTGCGGCGCGACGAGGTCACGGTGAAGTTCGTGCTGCCGACCGATGCGGCCGCCGCCTTCGCTTCGAAGCAGATCGATGCGTGGGCCGTCTTCGATCCCTACTACACGATTGCGCTGCAGCAGGGCGGGCGCATCCTGCGCGACGGGCGCGGCATCAACACGGCGCTGGGCTTCATCACCGCCAGCGAGCCTTCGCTGGCCGATCCGGCCAGGCGCGTCGCCATCGTGCAGTTTCTGGACCGGCTGGCGCGCGCGGGCGAATGGGCGCTGGCCAACCCCGAGGCCTATGCGCAGGCCTACAGCCAGCTCACGCGCCTGCCGATCGAATCGGCCCGCATCATCACGGCACGCGCCTCGGTCACGGGCCGGCCGGTCTCCGAAGCCGATATCGCCGCACTGCAGACGGTGGCCGACCGTTCGGCGCGCGACGGCATCCTGCCGGTGCGCGTGGACGTGCACGCCATCACCGATGCGCAGCTCTGGAAACGTCCCGCGTGAGCGGCGTGCCTGCTGTCGCACCGCCGCGCGAATTCGTCGTCGCGTTCGGCCGCCTGCTCGACAGCGGGCCCAACGAGCCGCGCATTCTTTCCGAAGGCGGCGCCCTGCCTCGCAGGCTGGTTGCGCGCGACGACCGGCTGCCGGACGCCTTTGCCCAACCCGATCCGGCGCGCTACCAGCAGTTCCTGCTGCATGCCGACAGCACCGAACGCTTCTCGGTCGTGAGTTTTGTCTGGGGACCGGGGCAGGCGACGCCGGTGCACGACCATACCGTGTGGGGCCTGATCGGCATGCTGCGCGGCGCCGAATACAGCCAGGGCTATGCCGTCGGCCCCGATGGCCGGGCGCGTCCGCAGGGCAAGGCGGTGCGGCTCGATGCCGGCGACGTGGAAGCCGTCTCGCCCCGCATCGGCGACCTGCATCGCGTGCACAACGCGCATGCAGACCGCGTATCGATCAGCATCCACGTGTACGGTGCCAACATCGGGGCCGTGCGGCGGCATACTTACCCGGCCGAGGGCGCACGCAAGCCCTTCGTCTCGGGCTACTCCAACTCGCTGCTTCCCAACCTGTGGGACCGCTCAGCCGAACTCAGATCGACGACATCCGCATGACGACCGCTGCCTTTCCCCTGCTGCCCTTTGCCGCCGTGCGCGAGCGCCTGCTCGCACGCGAGGAAACCGCGCTGCTCGACGTGCGCGAGGAAGACCCCTTCGCGCAGGCGCATCCGCTGTGGGCGGCGAACCTGCCGCTCTCGCGCATCGAGATCGAAGCCTGGCGGCGCATTCCGCGGCGGGACACCTTCATCGTGCTGTACGGCGCGCACGGCGACATCGACCTGGCGCCGCTGGCCGCGCGCACGCTGGCCTCGCTGGGCTATGCGAACCTGCACCTGCTCGAAGGCGGCCTCGAGGGCTGGCGCGCGGCCGGCGGCGAGCTGTTCCGCGACGTGAACGTGCCGAGCAAGTCCTTTGGCGAACTGGTCGAGCACGAGCGGCACACGCCCTCGCTCTCCGCACCCGAGGTGAAGGCCCTGGTCGAGGGCAAGGCCAATGTGGTGGTGCTCGACGCACGGCGCTTCGACGAATACCGGACGATGAGCATCCCCTCTGCCACCAGCGTGCCCGGCGCGGAACTGGTGCTGCGCGTGCGCGAGCTGGCTCCCGACCCGACGACGCAGGTGATCGTCAATTGCGCGGGCCGCACGCGCAGCATCATCGGCACGCAGTCGCTGGTGAATGCGGGCATTCCGAACCCGGTGGCGGCGCTGCGCAACGGCACCGTCGGCTGGAAGCTCGCGGGGCAGCTGCTCGACCATGGCGCGGACCGGAAGGCGCCGGCCGCGGTATCCGATGCGCATCGCGCGCAGGCCCAGGCCGACGCGCGGCGCGTCGCGGAAAAGGCCGACGTGCGCCGCATCGCGCTCGATGCGCTGCACACGCTGGAAGCCCCAGGGCGCACCGTGTACCGCTTCGACGTGCGCACGCCCGAGGAATACGAGGCCGGCCACCTGCCCGGCTTCGCGAGCGCGCCCGGCGGGCAGCTGGTGCAGGAAACCGATCACCAGGTGCCGGTGCGCGGCGCTCGCATCGTGCTGGCCGACGACGACGGTGTGCGAGCCTCGATGAGCGCGTCGTGGCTCGCGCAGATGGGGTGGGAGGTCTACGTGCCCGACACGGTGCCGCCCGCTTCGGCCTTCACCGAGACCGCTGCGCCGCCGCCCGCCCATCCGCCCGCCGCGGCCGCGGTGGCAGAGATCTCGCCCACGGAGCTGGCGGCCCTGCTGAAGCAGCAGATCGGCACGGCGGTGATCGACGTGACCACCAGCGCCAACTACGTGAAGCGCCACATCCCCGGGGCCTGGTATGCCATTCGCGCCCAGCTTGCGCAGGCCGTCGACGCGGCCATCCCGCCGGCGCAGCGCTATGTGCTGACCTGCGGCAGCAGCCTCCTCGCGCGCTACGCCGCGGCCGACCTGCGCCTGCTGCTCGATGCGCGCGGCGAGCGCGACGTGGAAGTGCTGGTGCTGGCCGGCGGCAACGCGGCATGGTTCGCGGCAGGCCTGGAGGCGGAAACCGGCGAGACACGGCTCGCGACACCGCGCACCGACCGCTACCGCAGGCCCTATGAAGGCACGGATGCGCCGGCGGAGGCCATGCAGGCCTACCTGGACTGGGAATACGGCCTTGTCGCGCAACTGGGGCGTGACGGAACGCACCATTTCCACGTGATCTGAGGGCGCAACGCGGCCTTGGGGCGCCCGGCTTGCAACGGGCCGGTCACATTATTTCGCGAGGGTAAAGGAGGTCATCCGCCGATGGCGCGGGGCGTTTTCTGGGAATACCGATCAACTCGTCCCAGGAGCATCGCCATGAGACTGCCTGTTCTCGCTCTTTCGGCCGCCGCGCTGGCGGCCATCCTGACCGGCTGCGTGGTCGCACCGGCGCAACCGGTCTATGCCGCGCCTCCGGGCGTGGCCTATGTGGCCCCGACCTACGTATCGCCGGGCGTGGGTTTCGTGTGGAACTACCACCCGCGCTACGGATATGGCTGGCACCACCCGCGCTACGGGTGGCACCGCGGATGGAGGTAGCCCTCCCGGGCGTCAGTTGGTTTCGGCGCTCTTGAAGAGGGCCGCGACCTTGCGCTTGGTCTTGATGTTGCTCGAGATGCCGCGCGAAGGCGTTGCCTTGGCAGCGGCTTCCCAGGCCGGCGTGGCGTCGGCCTGGCCCGGTTCGTAGGGCTTGTCGAAGAACGGATCGCGCGGCGCGGAAGGTGCGCGGTGCGGGCGTCCGCCGCCGCGCCGGGCTTCGGTTTCGCGGCGCTCGCGCGGCTGGTCGAGCACGTCGCGTGCGTCGCCGGCCTCGCCCTCTTCGCGCCAGTGGCGGCGTCCGTCATTGATGCGGCCGCGCGGATTGTCTTCCTCGAACTCGACGGGTTCGAGCTCGATCTTCTTCTTGATCAGCTTCTCGATGTCGGCCACCAGGCGCGCGTCGTTGCCGCCGCTCGCAAAGCTCACGGCCAGGCCCGAGGCGCCGGCACGGCCGGTGCGGCCGATGCGGTGCACGTAGTCTTCGGCGTTGAACGGAATGTCGAAGTTGAAGACCGCGGGCACGTCCTTGATGTCGAGGCCGCGGGCCGCGACGTCGGTGCACACCAGCAGGTCGACTTCGCCGGCCTTGAACGAGGCGAGCGCCTTCAGGCGTTCGTCCTGGCTCTTGTCGCCGTGCAGCGCGGTGGTGCGAAGGCCATCGCGCTCGAGCGAGCGCGCGAGGCGCGCACAACCGAGCTTGCTG
It includes:
- a CDS encoding ABC transporter substrate-binding protein; translated protein: MTDLLFSKASRRSWLKQGAALSLAAAGPLRAWAQAQATLVLGDQAGGLRALFEASKALEGVPFAYRWANFQGAAPLFEAQRSAAVDTAVAGDLPVLAAAVGRTPLKIVATRVGKADALGIVVQPDSKLRQVADLRRKTVIVSSARGSISQYQLYGALEEAGVRRDEVTVKFVLPTDAAAAFASKQIDAWAVFDPYYTIALQQGGRILRDGRGINTALGFITASEPSLADPARRVAIVQFLDRLARAGEWALANPEAYAQAYSQLTRLPIESARIITARASVTGRPVSEADIAALQTVADRSARDGILPVRVDVHAITDAQLWKRPA
- a CDS encoding putative cysteine dioxygenase is translated as MSGVPAVAPPREFVVAFGRLLDSGPNEPRILSEGGALPRRLVARDDRLPDAFAQPDPARYQQFLLHADSTERFSVVSFVWGPGQATPVHDHTVWGLIGMLRGAEYSQGYAVGPDGRARPQGKAVRLDAGDVEAVSPRIGDLHRVHNAHADRVSISIHVYGANIGAVRRHTYPAEGARKPFVSGYSNSLLPNLWDRSAELRSTTSA
- a CDS encoding rhodanese-related sulfurtransferase translates to MTTAAFPLLPFAAVRERLLAREETALLDVREEDPFAQAHPLWAANLPLSRIEIEAWRRIPRRDTFIVLYGAHGDIDLAPLAARTLASLGYANLHLLEGGLEGWRAAGGELFRDVNVPSKSFGELVEHERHTPSLSAPEVKALVEGKANVVVLDARRFDEYRTMSIPSATSVPGAELVLRVRELAPDPTTQVIVNCAGRTRSIIGTQSLVNAGIPNPVAALRNGTVGWKLAGQLLDHGADRKAPAAVSDAHRAQAQADARRVAEKADVRRIALDALHTLEAPGRTVYRFDVRTPEEYEAGHLPGFASAPGGQLVQETDHQVPVRGARIVLADDDGVRASMSASWLAQMGWEVYVPDTVPPASAFTETAAPPPAHPPAAAAVAEISPTELAALLKQQIGTAVIDVTTSANYVKRHIPGAWYAIRAQLAQAVDAAIPPAQRYVLTCGSSLLARYAAADLRLLLDARGERDVEVLVLAGGNAAWFAAGLEAETGETRLATPRTDRYRRPYEGTDAPAEAMQAYLDWEYGLVAQLGRDGTHHFHVI